The genome window TGAAGAGCAGCAGGGATGCCAGCAAGTGAAAGAGAGGCAATGAAACCTAGGGTTATTAGTCAGTGTCTTATGATCTGACTGTATAGTCTTACCAGATGCATAGGCTGAGCCAGTGATGCCTGTGGCAGTGGCCACGAGAGAAGGAAGGGGGATAGAGATGAACATTTTCAATATAATCAGGTTAATTTAAGCTTCGTATAATATTTCAATTATCTTGAAAATCTACAATGAGTTGATGCTGCTGAAGTCATCGTCATATATATCGGCGAAAAGTGGAACCCCGTCCGGACCCGGAAACTCTCACGGACTTCCTGAGATGTCCGGTCGCGTCCTTGTCCATTTCCCGCATCGTTATTGACCAAAGACCCTCGTTCTCGGATCAGACCGATTGGTCAAAGGGCCTCTGTTATATCCTTATTCGGTTGTCGACCTCGCTTGGCTAAACGGCAACCTTTCCCTTGCGAGCAACAAACCCATGTAGGGTCAGTTCTTGAGACTCGTCTTTGGTATCAGCTTCCATCCACGACGACACAAATTCGAAACCAGCCTTTTTAAGGACGTTTTGACTCGGGGCGTTTTCGCTCATTGTGACGGCTGAGATGCACTCCTGTTTGACATCGCCGTCCTCTTCAAGAACTGTGTTCTTGTCCACTGTGAGCTCAACTTCGTTCCTTGGCAGCGACCACCACTTATCGAGGTAGACTTTCATAAACTCAGACGCATAGCCTTTGCCCCAATGCTCTTTCAGAAAGATATATCCCAGAGCGGGCCAGCCTAGTTCACTCGACCATACGCAGGTGCCTCCTAATCCTATGGGCTCACCAGTCTCGATAAGTGAGATGACCCAATCGTGCCTCTCGACATCCTTTGGAGGTAGGCGAAGACTCAGGCTCTTTTCAGTTTGTTCCATCTCAATATCGGGACCTCCTTGCGACGACCATTTCATGCCATCTGGATCTGTGCGAAGAGCTCGAAGAAACCCGAAATCATCCTCAGTCATATGACGCATTGATAGACGTTCTGATCGAAAAGTGCTTCGTTCATGATTGGGTGGAAGTGGATAAACGGGAAGTGTTGTCTTGACTGTTACAAAGTCAATTGACGAAGGTTTTGTGGACTCCATGTTGAAAGTTTAGGGTAAGTTGAGTTGATTGAGGTGATTATCGTGAGTACGAATCTCTAAAGTCCATACTGATCATGAGGAGCTCTAGACCTCATATATCTTCTATCTCTGTTATCACTCCGAGATCGTCTATTCCAAGTCAAAGAATTGTGAGTCACGGGCTATCTTGACCGTTAACTATGAGTCGAATCAGCATGCTTCAATTTCAGGTGTGACAAAAGTTCCCCTCGGCACCCGACAACTGGGGCAATCTTCGCACTCACTACCTGTGTCTTCATAGGTATCAGGCGACTTGAAACTTGAATCAAGGTGCGAAAACTCACTAATCCAAGACCTGCTAGAACTTCCCTAAtctataataactttatCTAAACAATTTCTTAGGTTCAAAGTCTCAGTTTCCAGCCATCCCCAAGCCCGTTCACGGTGTCTGGACTAACTAAAACCGTTGAGAGTTAATAAGGCTAGCCTCACTCAGCCTTAGGATTGCAATGCATGCTAATTTATGCAGGGAACTTGATAGGCAGAAAGGGAATCAGGGTCGAGACAAGAGACAAATGTCACCCATAAAAAATCTAAACGTCACTAAAGTCGAGTCGGGTGGGGCCGCGCCGGCACTTCCTCTGTCTGCTACAGATTGTCGATTCTTGCTGTTATTTGCTTACTTGTCTTGCTTTAAGTTAAACTTCAACGCATATAACGACTCCAACGCCATGATTATTTGAGATAATCACTGCGGCAGTCTCGGTTTAAGTCATTAAcataattatttatatattattgGCCATAATCGCCCAGAATGAGCTCCCGCGAAGGTCGTCCGGCCAAAGTACTGAGCTGTTCAAACTGTCGCACACGCAAAATCAAATGCGACAAGATACAACCGTTATGTGGTCAATGTTCTCGCTTTGGCCTCGACTGTGTCTTTCCCTCAAGAAAACCAACAAGACGTGCTCCAAGGCCTCGCCAGAGTGAACTACTCGATAGGATCAGTCGTCTTGAGAGCATCGTCAACCAGGCTGACCCCGCCAAACTGAAGCAATTGGACGAGGGGGACATTCAGAGTCTCCAAGGCTCAACTTCACTTTCGGCAACGCTGGATAACCGCTGTGATGAATCTCAAGCAGTAGCAGCGCAGGCTGCTAATTTAGAGACTGGCGAACAGTATCTCGGTTCTGGCTTTTGGGGAAACCTATGtgctgaggttgagggaATTCGACAAGCGTTGAATCAACCTTCTGAAgacagtgatgatgaagaagagggcGAAAGCCCAGAGTCAGTAGATGTGGCATCTACAGGTCCTTCGGGCTTCTTACTTGGAAACTCTGATTACACATCGAGGCAACCGCTAATACACCCTCCACCGAATATGATGATACGGCTCTGGACGATTTACACCCGCAATGTCGATCCTCTCATGAAGATTCTGCATCGACCAACCATCAGCAAGCACTTCCAAGCTTATATCGAGTCACCGACAACACATACCTTCACTCCTGAGATCAACGCTGTCTTATTCGCTATCTACTTCTGTGCAGCTGTTTGCCTGACACCAGAATCGTGTTTGAAGCAGCTGGGCGAAAACAAGGAAATTCTCACAAGGCGATACCGTGTTGCGGTTGAGCGGGCACTCGCCGAGGCAGACTACCTCAGCACAACCAAGATCGAACCTCTCCAAGCCCTGACACTGTACACGAGCATGATGCGTGTGCACTTACATGACCGGACGTCTTGGGTTCTTACATCACTTATTATCCGTATTGCCCAAGGACTTAATCTCCATCGCGACGGCGATGGTCACCGCTTTACACCGTTTGTTGCCGAGATGAGGCGCCGTCTATGGCATTTCATCGTTGTTCTCGATATCCGTGGCTCAGAAGACCGTGGTTCGGATGCAACGCTTACTCGATCAGGCTTCGATACCGCGGAGCCCACCCccattgatgatgacgatttCGGACCGGATTCCATAGGTCCCTTGATACCCAAAACAACGCCTGCCGAGAATGTTGTCTGTTTGTGTACTGCTATGTGCTCAGGCATCTTCGGCTTCATATCACACCCACATTACAGCCCTAGAGGCGAGCCAGAACATTTCCTGTATACGGAAGAGGAGCTTATTTCTCATATACGTCAACTAGAAACCAGCTTCATCCATACTGCCAAACCTTCACACCTCCCATCTATCTACGCCTCTGAAATTGCTCGCATCgtcattctcaagctctggcTTAACATCCAATATCCTTTCACCGGCGGACCAGCTCCCGACCGACCCCGAGTTTCAAAAGAGACTATGCTGCGTACTGCGATCTCGATTATTGAGCTGCGAGAGCGTATGACGAAAAACCAGTGGGAAGATCGGTTTGCCTGGTGGACAGACACCTATGT of Fusarium oxysporum Fo47 chromosome I, complete sequence contains these proteins:
- a CDS encoding GNAT domain-containing protein, producing the protein MESTKPSSIDFVTVKTTLPVYPLPPNHERSTFRSERLSMRHMTEDDFGFLRALRTDPDGMKWSSQGGPDIEMEQTEKSLSLRLPPKDVERHDWVISLIETGEPIGLGGTCVWSSELGWPALGYIFLKEHWGKGYASEFMKVYLDKWWSLPRNEVELTVDKNTVLEEDGDVKQECISAVTMSENAPSQNVLKKAGFEFVSSWMEADTKDESQELTLHGFVARKGKVAV